The following are encoded together in the Citrobacter arsenatis genome:
- a CDS encoding YgeY family selenium metabolism-linked hydrolase, whose amino-acid sequence MLSANRIDEVIKNCQALIQQKSYSGQEGEVVNAIKIMMQHYQFDDIHVDKYGNIVGGIVGNQPGKTLVLDGHIDTVPVNEEKWSRNPYGGDIEDGKIYGRGTTDMKGAVAAMISAVGFFGQDNQRNFAGKIYVACIVHEECFEGIAARLVSERYKPDYVIIGEASELNLKIGQRGRAEIVVETFGKPAHSANPQAGINAVYKMAQLIDKIRTIAPPTHPVLGPGILELTDIKSSPYPGASVVPDYCRATYDRRLLVGETKESVIAPLENALAELIAQDPQFKARVSYAVGQESCYTGATIEGERFFPGWVYDESDEFVQAALAGVREAGFNPTITQYSFCTNGSHYAGEAGIKTIGFGPSRENLAHTIDEYIEIEQLTGSASGYYSIIQTLYRQ is encoded by the coding sequence ATGTTATCTGCAAACCGTATTGATGAAGTCATTAAAAACTGTCAGGCGTTGATCCAACAAAAAAGTTATTCCGGTCAGGAAGGGGAAGTGGTTAATGCCATAAAAATAATGATGCAGCATTACCAGTTCGATGACATCCACGTTGATAAGTACGGCAACATTGTGGGGGGGATTGTCGGCAATCAGCCAGGGAAAACGCTGGTTCTCGATGGACATATCGATACCGTGCCGGTCAATGAAGAGAAGTGGAGCCGCAACCCGTACGGCGGCGATATCGAAGATGGCAAAATTTATGGCCGCGGTACAACCGACATGAAAGGTGCTGTGGCGGCAATGATTTCCGCCGTGGGTTTTTTCGGCCAGGACAATCAGCGCAATTTCGCCGGCAAAATCTACGTTGCCTGCATCGTGCATGAGGAGTGCTTTGAAGGCATTGCCGCTCGGCTGGTTAGCGAGCGCTATAAGCCGGACTATGTGATCATCGGTGAAGCTTCCGAGTTAAACCTGAAAATTGGTCAGCGTGGTCGCGCTGAAATCGTCGTCGAAACGTTTGGTAAACCTGCGCACTCCGCTAACCCACAGGCAGGTATTAACGCGGTGTACAAAATGGCGCAATTGATCGACAAAATTCGCACGATCGCTCCGCCAACGCATCCGGTATTGGGGCCAGGCATTCTGGAGCTCACCGACATTAAATCCTCACCGTACCCGGGAGCGTCAGTAGTACCGGATTACTGTCGCGCAACCTACGATCGTCGTTTACTGGTGGGTGAAACTAAAGAAAGCGTTATTGCCCCACTGGAAAATGCGCTTGCGGAACTTATCGCCCAGGATCCGCAGTTTAAGGCCCGAGTTTCCTATGCGGTGGGTCAGGAGTCTTGCTATACCGGCGCTACGATTGAGGGTGAGCGTTTCTTCCCTGGATGGGTATATGACGAGTCCGACGAGTTCGTGCAGGCTGCTCTGGCTGGCGTTCGCGAGGCTGGGTTTAATCCAACCATCACACAGTACTCATTTTGCACCAACGGCAGCCATTATGCGGGCGAAGCGGGAATTAAAACTATCGGTTTCGGACCTTCGCGCGAAAACCTGGCCCACACCATTGATGAGTATATTGAGATCGAGCAGTTAACCGGCTCGGCCAGCGGCTATTACAGCATCATCCAGACACTCTATCGCCAATAA
- the dpaL gene encoding diaminopropionate ammonia-lyase produces the protein MQENLSFFINQTPFTEHPSAPLVPFSRQELVKALNFHRSIPGYAPTPLYKLPALAQKLGVKNIYLKDESQRFGLKAFKALGGSYAMACHIAELVGKDISELPFDVMTSEEVRRDLHTVTFATTTDGNHGRGVAWMARQLKQNAVVYMPKGSSQQRLTSIRNEGATAEIVDMNYDDAVRMTAEQAEKHGWIVVQDTAWEGYEKIPQWIMQGYGTLMLEAIDQLHQVAPTHIFVQAGVGSFAGMVQGMVTAAWGENRPKVIVAEALIADCLYRSARSKEGDAIAVGGDLQTVMAGLACGEANSIGWELLRDYANAFASCPDEVAALGMRMLGNPLAGDPQIVSGESGAVTTGLLALLMTLPELAQTRDQLGLDAHSRVLLVSTEGDTDPQQYLDIVWGGQYPGINN, from the coding sequence ATGCAGGAAAACTTATCATTTTTTATCAACCAGACACCATTTACCGAACATCCGAGCGCACCGCTGGTACCGTTTAGTCGCCAGGAACTGGTAAAAGCGTTGAATTTTCATCGGTCTATTCCGGGCTATGCGCCGACGCCGTTATACAAGCTGCCGGCTCTTGCACAAAAGCTGGGGGTTAAAAATATCTATCTCAAGGATGAGTCTCAGCGTTTTGGCCTGAAAGCCTTCAAAGCCCTGGGTGGCTCCTATGCGATGGCATGCCATATCGCCGAATTAGTCGGCAAGGATATCAGTGAGCTGCCGTTTGACGTGATGACCAGTGAAGAGGTGCGTCGCGATCTCCATACCGTCACGTTTGCCACCACCACCGATGGCAACCACGGGCGTGGCGTAGCATGGATGGCGCGCCAACTGAAGCAAAACGCCGTGGTTTACATGCCGAAAGGCTCTTCACAGCAACGTTTGACCTCTATCCGTAATGAAGGTGCTACCGCTGAAATCGTCGATATGAACTATGACGATGCGGTTCGCATGACTGCAGAACAGGCGGAAAAGCATGGCTGGATTGTGGTGCAGGATACCGCCTGGGAAGGATATGAAAAAATCCCGCAGTGGATTATGCAAGGCTACGGCACGCTGATGCTGGAGGCGATAGATCAACTGCATCAGGTTGCGCCGACGCATATTTTTGTTCAGGCGGGCGTTGGATCGTTTGCCGGAATGGTTCAGGGAATGGTGACGGCAGCCTGGGGTGAAAACCGCCCGAAAGTGATCGTTGCCGAAGCGTTAATTGCCGATTGTCTTTACCGCTCCGCCCGCTCTAAAGAAGGGGATGCGATTGCGGTGGGTGGCGATTTGCAAACTGTGATGGCCGGTCTCGCCTGCGGTGAGGCAAACAGTATCGGCTGGGAACTGCTGCGTGACTATGCCAACGCATTTGCCTCTTGCCCTGATGAAGTTGCAGCGTTGGGCATGCGCATGCTGGGCAATCCGCTGGCGGGCGATCCGCAGATCGTTTCTGGTGAGTCCGGCGCGGTCACTACTGGTCTGCTGGCACTACTGATGACCTTGCCTGAACTGGCGCAAACGCGTGATCAACTGGGGCTGGATGCGCACTCTCGTGTGTTGTTGGTCAGCACCGAGGGGGATACCGACCCGCAACAATATCTGGATATTGTCTGGGGCGGTCAGTACCCGGGCATTAACAACTGA
- a CDS encoding sigma-54 interaction domain-containing protein: MISVLSNIQDDICNYADAISGITGTDVEIIDESLMRIAGTGKYRHMLNENVAKNGYIYRHVLQVRETVLIKNPGEHPLCQLCEKHHYCSEMLDLNAPIFLNNRVIGVIGIICSTQAQRDALLSQIDKFVTFIEQIAVMISSKVFECLERLRAQETLGAFRRLIDAMDRGVVAIDGNGFIWHANHSADRILNREVQGLPLTIETTGDSLYGDEEAWLTLEGQKHHVLCKQISLSSLDNDRLTMVIFRDAHDYLSTLTPSPYESDTQVRLIGHSSSMEQLRSTIGKIANSYASVLITGESGSGKEVVAFAIHQNSPRKAAPFVTINCAAIPEQLLESELFGYVRGAFSGADPKGRMGKFELANGGSLFLDEIGDMPLHLQAKLLRVLQEKAITRVGSNNTINIDVRIIAATNKNISAMVENNQFREDLFYRLNVVPLVLPSLRERRADIAVLAQYFADEFSVSYQRSPQKLPDDVINRLYAWYWPGNIRELRNVIEYIFVMRGEAAGINASHLPPYLLTTTDRRKTTMTAQPRQLANQGKQAERDAIENAIQRFASSVEGKKQAASELGISIATLYRKIKLYGL; encoded by the coding sequence ATGATTTCAGTACTCAGTAATATTCAGGATGATATATGCAATTATGCCGACGCTATTTCTGGCATAACCGGTACGGACGTTGAAATCATCGATGAATCTTTAATGCGCATCGCAGGCACTGGTAAATACCGACATATGCTCAATGAAAACGTGGCCAAAAATGGCTACATTTACCGCCACGTTTTGCAGGTTCGGGAAACGGTGCTAATCAAAAACCCCGGCGAACATCCGCTGTGTCAGTTATGTGAAAAACACCACTACTGTTCTGAAATGCTGGACTTGAACGCGCCAATTTTTCTCAACAATCGCGTCATTGGGGTGATCGGGATTATTTGCTCAACCCAGGCGCAGCGTGACGCGTTATTGAGCCAGATTGATAAATTTGTCACTTTTATTGAGCAAATCGCGGTGATGATCTCCAGTAAGGTGTTTGAATGTCTGGAGCGTTTACGCGCGCAGGAAACGCTCGGCGCATTTCGGCGTTTGATCGATGCGATGGATCGCGGCGTTGTGGCAATTGATGGCAATGGTTTCATCTGGCATGCCAATCATTCGGCCGACCGTATTCTCAACCGCGAAGTTCAGGGATTACCGCTGACCATAGAAACAACCGGGGACAGTTTGTATGGTGATGAAGAAGCATGGCTAACGCTTGAAGGCCAGAAACACCATGTACTGTGCAAACAAATTTCGCTCTCCTCGCTGGATAACGATCGCTTAACTATGGTCATCTTTCGCGATGCGCATGACTACCTGAGTACCCTCACCCCATCCCCTTATGAATCTGACACGCAGGTGCGGCTGATTGGCCACTCTTCCTCAATGGAGCAGCTCAGAAGCACCATTGGAAAAATAGCCAACAGCTACGCCAGCGTGCTCATCACAGGGGAAAGCGGCTCGGGTAAAGAGGTTGTAGCATTTGCCATTCACCAAAACAGCCCACGTAAAGCGGCTCCTTTCGTGACAATCAACTGCGCGGCAATCCCCGAGCAACTACTGGAAAGCGAACTGTTTGGCTATGTGCGCGGTGCATTTAGCGGCGCCGATCCCAAAGGACGAATGGGTAAATTTGAACTGGCCAATGGTGGTAGTCTGTTTTTGGATGAGATCGGTGATATGCCGCTGCACCTGCAGGCCAAGCTGCTCAGAGTTTTGCAGGAAAAGGCAATCACGCGCGTTGGTTCTAATAACACAATTAATATTGATGTGCGTATTATTGCTGCGACCAACAAAAATATTAGTGCGATGGTGGAAAATAATCAGTTTCGCGAAGACCTTTTCTATCGCCTGAATGTCGTCCCACTGGTGCTTCCTTCCCTGCGCGAACGAAGGGCTGATATTGCTGTCCTCGCACAATATTTTGCTGACGAGTTTTCAGTCAGTTACCAGCGTTCGCCGCAAAAACTGCCCGATGACGTTATTAACCGCCTGTATGCCTGGTACTGGCCGGGTAACATTCGTGAATTACGCAACGTCATCGAATACATTTTTGTAATGCGCGGAGAAGCCGCCGGGATCAATGCCAGCCATCTTCCCCCTTATTTACTCACCACAACGGATCGCAGAAAAACAACGATGACTGCGCAACCCCGACAGTTGGCGAATCAAGGAAAACAAGCAGAAAGGGACGCTATCGAAAATGCCATCCAGCGATTTGCCTCCAGTGTGGAGGGCAAAAAACAGGCAGCATCAGAACTGGGGATCAGCATTGCCACGCTTTATCGAAAAATAAAGCTATATGGCTTGTGA
- a CDS encoding anti-virulence regulator CigR family protein — MSRLRTLAMALVAVAAMSMCATPVLANPGNGNGNGNSGNHGNSGNKGNSGHSQKGNPGQKNNSQSEQRKNYGKPDHVDSDISYNVARQYAVRYGLTGYKSLPPGIAKNLARGKPLPPGIAKKSVPTSMLNQLPYYPGYEWQVVGDNLVLIALSTAIVTAVINGVFD; from the coding sequence ATGTCCAGGCTCCGTACTTTAGCAATGGCTTTAGTTGCCGTTGCCGCGATGTCGATGTGTGCTACCCCTGTATTGGCTAACCCCGGTAATGGCAACGGAAATGGTAATAGTGGCAACCATGGTAATAGTGGGAATAAGGGAAATAGTGGTCATAGCCAGAAAGGAAATCCGGGCCAAAAAAACAACTCGCAATCAGAACAGCGTAAAAATTATGGTAAGCCGGACCATGTTGATAGTGATATCAGCTATAACGTGGCGAGGCAGTACGCCGTCAGATATGGTTTGACGGGCTATAAGTCGCTGCCTCCGGGCATCGCCAAAAATCTGGCGCGAGGAAAACCGCTTCCTCCGGGGATTGCTAAGAAAAGCGTTCCAACTTCCATGCTGAATCAACTGCCATATTATCCGGGATATGAATGGCAGGTTGTTGGCGACAACCTGGTGTTGATTGCGCTGAGCACGGCGATTGTCACCGCGGTTATTAATGGTGTGTTTGATTAA
- a CDS encoding carbonic anhydrase codes for MQHIIEGFLNFQKEIFPQRKELFRSLASSQNPKALFISCSDSRLVPELVTQQEPGQLFVIRNAGNIVPSFGPEPGGVSATIEYAVVALGVTDIVICGHSNCGAMKAIADSQPLDPMPAVAHWLHYADAAKAVVEKKTWDNPIDKVNAMVEENVIAQLNNIKTHPSVAVGLRNNALRLHGWVYDIESGEIRTLDKNSKTYVSLAENPQVHFE; via the coding sequence ATGCAACATATCATTGAGGGCTTCCTCAACTTCCAAAAAGAGATTTTCCCTCAACGTAAGGAACTCTTTCGCAGCCTGGCATCCAGCCAGAATCCTAAAGCGCTTTTCATCTCCTGCTCCGATAGCCGCCTGGTGCCAGAACTCGTTACTCAGCAAGAGCCAGGGCAGCTTTTTGTTATCCGCAACGCCGGTAATATCGTACCTTCTTTCGGACCGGAACCGGGTGGCGTCTCCGCGACAATTGAATACGCGGTTGTCGCACTTGGCGTGACGGATATCGTCATCTGCGGACACTCCAACTGCGGCGCGATGAAAGCGATTGCCGATAGCCAGCCTTTAGATCCGATGCCCGCAGTGGCTCACTGGCTGCACTATGCTGATGCCGCGAAAGCCGTCGTCGAGAAGAAAACCTGGGATAATCCAATCGATAAAGTTAACGCCATGGTGGAAGAGAACGTTATCGCGCAGTTGAACAATATTAAAACGCATCCCTCTGTGGCTGTTGGACTGCGTAATAACGCGCTTCGCCTGCACGGCTGGGTGTATGACATCGAAAGCGGTGAGATCCGTACCCTGGATAAAAACAGCAAAACCTATGTTTCTCTTGCTGAAAATCCGCAGGTGCATTTCGAGTAA
- a CDS encoding glucosamine inositolphosphorylceramide transferase family protein: MQAKLQRIINMLFYHESWDIMIVKDHGSHLFPDNTLEILSNSVAQQLKKKYTFQADPFIIEKDDKLYVFYEAFSFRNSKGTLRCRVLDRELVELDDVRLEGFDDLMCHLSFPFLIHINDQLFMIPESSERKEVILFQSVEFPARWKKIKVLISDTEVTDSVFLSLNESCYLLSTTMDNEIVIHSADHIYGQWQRITPSLKVSNHHHRGAGTPYLANNKIYFLTQECTPEVYGKSIYIKELNKLNNAIFDESLIEKINASINHSDGVHTLNFSNNYIVYDTKIYKFSFLSILKKISYKCMMRYRNYFLTRRYQ, encoded by the coding sequence ATGCAAGCGAAATTACAACGAATAATAAACATGTTATTTTATCATGAGTCGTGGGATATCATGATTGTTAAGGATCATGGCTCACACTTATTCCCCGATAACACGCTGGAAATACTGAGTAATTCCGTTGCGCAGCAGTTAAAAAAGAAATACACGTTTCAAGCCGATCCTTTTATTATTGAAAAAGACGACAAACTGTATGTTTTTTATGAAGCTTTTAGCTTTCGCAACTCAAAAGGCACACTACGATGTCGTGTTCTTGATCGTGAACTGGTTGAGCTTGATGATGTCAGGCTTGAGGGCTTTGATGACTTAATGTGTCACTTGTCATTCCCTTTCCTGATTCATATCAACGATCAGCTTTTCATGATCCCGGAATCTTCAGAAAGAAAAGAGGTAATACTGTTTCAGTCGGTTGAGTTTCCTGCACGCTGGAAGAAAATTAAAGTTTTAATATCGGATACCGAAGTAACAGACAGCGTCTTTTTGTCACTTAATGAAAGCTGTTATCTTTTGTCCACCACAATGGATAACGAAATAGTTATTCATTCGGCAGATCATATTTATGGGCAATGGCAGCGGATCACCCCTTCATTGAAGGTAAGCAATCACCACCATAGGGGAGCAGGCACCCCTTATCTGGCTAATAACAAAATATACTTCCTCACCCAAGAATGCACGCCTGAAGTTTATGGAAAATCCATATATATCAAAGAACTAAATAAGCTAAACAACGCTATTTTCGATGAAAGCCTGATCGAAAAAATCAACGCCTCGATTAACCACAGTGACGGTGTCCATACGCTGAACTTCTCTAATAACTATATTGTTTACGATACAAAAATATACAAGTTCAGTTTTTTATCTATACTTAAAAAAATATCTTATAAGTGCATGATGAGGTATCGCAACTATTTCCTTACCAGACGTTACCAATAG
- the galE gene encoding UDP-glucose 4-epimerase GalE yields MAILVTGGAGYIGSHTVLTLLERGDDVVVIDNLSNASRTSLDRVAELTGRVPTVYIADVLDRQALKIIFADHNITDVIHFAGLKSVSESINEPLAYYQNNVTGTLVLLDEMQAAGVNRFIFSSSATVYGDPQSVPLSEHSRTGGTTNPYGTSKLMVEQILADFSRAQPDFRITCLRYFNPVGAHPSGRIGEDPNGIPNNLVPYISQVAIGKLETVSVYGNDYPTPDGTGVRDYIHVMDLATGHLAALDCQNKGAAYKVINLGTGVGYSVINLIEAFEKAAQTKINYQFVNRRPGDIAECWSDPSLAYKELGWKAVYTLDEMMRDTWNWQKNNPNGYSI; encoded by the coding sequence ATGGCAATTCTTGTCACTGGTGGTGCAGGTTATATTGGTTCACATACTGTTTTAACGCTACTGGAAAGAGGCGATGATGTCGTTGTCATCGATAATCTGTCTAACGCCAGCAGAACCTCGCTGGACAGGGTCGCGGAACTCACCGGAAGAGTACCGACTGTCTATATCGCCGATGTTCTCGACAGACAAGCATTAAAAATCATTTTTGCCGACCATAACATCACCGATGTCATTCATTTTGCTGGGCTCAAATCGGTTTCAGAGTCGATAAATGAGCCTCTCGCCTACTATCAAAACAACGTCACCGGAACGCTGGTATTACTGGATGAGATGCAGGCCGCAGGCGTTAATCGTTTCATTTTTAGCTCATCGGCCACAGTTTATGGTGATCCGCAAAGCGTGCCGCTAAGCGAGCACTCGCGCACGGGCGGAACCACCAACCCGTACGGTACCTCTAAATTAATGGTCGAGCAGATTCTGGCCGACTTCTCACGCGCGCAGCCTGATTTCCGTATTACCTGCCTGCGCTATTTCAACCCGGTCGGCGCCCATCCTTCGGGTCGGATTGGTGAAGATCCTAACGGTATCCCCAATAACCTGGTTCCGTACATCTCCCAGGTTGCGATTGGCAAGCTGGAAACCGTGTCGGTGTACGGTAATGACTACCCCACTCCCGACGGTACCGGCGTGCGTGATTATATTCATGTTATGGATTTGGCTACCGGGCATCTGGCCGCGCTGGATTGTCAGAACAAAGGTGCTGCCTACAAGGTAATTAATCTCGGCACCGGAGTTGGTTATTCCGTAATTAATCTGATTGAGGCGTTTGAGAAAGCAGCACAGACCAAAATTAACTATCAGTTTGTTAACAGAAGACCCGGCGACATTGCCGAATGCTGGTCCGATCCGTCGCTGGCGTACAAAGAGTTAGGCTGGAAGGCCGTCTACACTCTTGATGAAATGATGCGTGATACCTGGAACTGGCAAAAAAATAACCCGAATGGTTATAGCATCTGA
- a CDS encoding DUF4832 domain-containing protein codes for MKCKWVSALLLLSFPLTVMSALTTVTPKAVTGPLTNPGIGVASFHQGYGETLGLADYPNTGFEYERFYWRDLEPVEGQYNFALVDDAFKYAAAHRPAMNVGLRFMVLADPGDGTKIPDWLIKKGVKGTWTTDKKTFVPNLDDPLFIEYSQRLLNALGKRYDGNENLAFVDIGMVGSWGEWHNSNFPDLQALLEHYTTAQLDRYVAMHFSAFPLTPKVMLISGGQSLANAVARGAGWRADCWGDLRVFSDSWSHMADDYPQRLLAAQQSYSGFNDAWKRAPVSLEICSYMQDWKNSFHYTRAEVQGIFDWAVKQHASTINLKSRAIPSDYRPIVDDALTKLGYRFRLASLSHEAAWDSGPTLTLNSTWYNEGNAPIYRPYALAFRVVDSANKVVAQGKAADDIRRWLPGNYQVSYALPMPGRLAKGQYAIEVAMLDKSGTPRINFANEGRQTSGWYRVSAITAR; via the coding sequence ATGAAGTGTAAATGGGTTTCTGCGCTGTTGTTGCTGTCCTTTCCGTTGACGGTCATGTCTGCATTAACGACCGTAACCCCTAAAGCCGTGACTGGCCCGCTGACCAATCCGGGGATTGGTGTAGCAAGTTTTCATCAGGGATACGGTGAAACCCTGGGGCTTGCCGATTACCCCAACACCGGATTTGAATACGAGCGATTTTACTGGCGAGACCTGGAACCCGTTGAAGGTCAGTATAATTTTGCGCTGGTGGATGATGCCTTCAAATACGCGGCGGCGCATCGTCCTGCGATGAATGTTGGACTGCGGTTTATGGTGCTTGCCGACCCTGGGGATGGCACAAAAATTCCCGACTGGCTGATTAAAAAGGGCGTGAAAGGCACCTGGACAACTGATAAAAAAACTTTTGTCCCGAATTTAGACGACCCACTGTTTATTGAATACAGCCAGCGTCTGCTCAACGCATTGGGTAAACGTTACGACGGTAATGAGAATCTCGCTTTTGTGGATATCGGCATGGTGGGCTCCTGGGGAGAGTGGCATAACAGCAATTTCCCCGATCTGCAGGCACTCCTCGAGCACTACACCACGGCGCAGTTGGACCGCTACGTCGCCATGCATTTTTCTGCTTTTCCGCTGACGCCAAAAGTCATGTTGATAAGCGGTGGGCAAAGCCTGGCGAATGCGGTGGCGCGAGGGGCTGGATGGCGGGCGGATTGCTGGGGAGACCTGCGCGTATTTTCAGACTCCTGGAGCCATATGGCTGATGATTACCCGCAGCGATTACTGGCAGCACAGCAGAGTTATTCCGGGTTTAATGATGCCTGGAAACGTGCGCCGGTCAGTCTGGAGATCTGCTCTTATATGCAGGACTGGAAGAATTCCTTTCATTACACGCGTGCAGAAGTACAGGGGATTTTTGACTGGGCGGTCAAGCAGCACGCCAGTACCATCAACCTGAAATCGAGAGCGATACCCAGCGATTACCGGCCGATTGTCGACGATGCGCTGACCAAACTGGGCTATCGGTTTCGCTTAGCGTCTTTGAGCCATGAGGCTGCGTGGGATAGTGGACCTACGCTGACACTGAACAGCACCTGGTATAACGAGGGGAACGCACCGATTTACCGGCCTTACGCGCTGGCATTTCGCGTGGTAGATAGTGCTAATAAGGTCGTTGCGCAGGGGAAAGCGGCGGATGATATAAGACGCTGGCTCCCCGGAAATTATCAGGTCAGCTATGCGTTGCCTATGCCGGGACGGCTGGCGAAAGGGCAATACGCGATTGAGGTCGCAATGCTGGATAAATCCGGTACACCGAGAATTAACTTCGCCAATGAAGGGAGGCAGACCAGCGGCTGGTATCGCGTATCAGCGATAACGGCACGCTAG
- a CDS encoding glycosyltransferase family 4 protein, with protein MSKKITVFGTRGIPDVLGGVETHCQNLYPAIKQQFDVDICVIARSPYVNYKRSIYKKVETYALWAPKKRSLEAIVHSVLAAFRTCIDHSDIVHVHAIGPGLVIPLLRVLGKKVVFTHHGPDYDRQKWGFVAKKILLLGERWAVRYANEVIVISDVINQLIQKKHARYDAHLIHNGVNEPRLLSDSTIVNTLSRFGLQPKNYLVVVGRFVEEKGMHDAIAAYQRSGLTMPLVLIGDADHPTEYSIRLKKLAADTPGVVMTGFLRGDELQAVFSQARLFVMPSYHEGLPIALLEAMSFSLPAVVSDIPANLEVQLPAEAYFKVGDVTGLAEKLAQGATANSVDYGVYLQNYNWHEIAKKTVNVYHSIDKDIG; from the coding sequence ATGAGTAAAAAAATAACGGTTTTTGGTACCCGTGGTATTCCCGATGTGCTGGGCGGCGTGGAGACACACTGTCAGAATCTTTATCCTGCGATTAAGCAGCAGTTCGACGTGGATATATGCGTGATTGCTCGCTCGCCGTATGTAAATTACAAACGGTCAATATATAAGAAAGTCGAAACCTACGCGCTGTGGGCACCCAAAAAGCGTTCGCTGGAAGCTATTGTCCATTCCGTTTTGGCGGCATTTAGGACATGTATCGACCATTCGGATATTGTGCATGTCCATGCTATCGGACCAGGCCTTGTGATCCCATTATTACGCGTGTTAGGGAAGAAGGTAGTTTTCACCCACCATGGACCTGATTACGATCGTCAGAAATGGGGGTTCGTTGCCAAAAAAATATTGCTGCTGGGCGAGCGTTGGGCGGTGAGATATGCCAACGAAGTGATTGTGATTTCTGACGTTATTAATCAACTTATCCAGAAAAAACACGCTCGCTATGATGCGCATTTAATTCACAATGGCGTGAACGAGCCGCGGTTGTTATCTGACTCGACCATCGTCAATACGCTTTCCCGCTTTGGACTACAGCCGAAAAACTATCTTGTGGTGGTTGGGCGATTTGTGGAAGAAAAAGGGATGCATGATGCCATCGCCGCCTATCAGCGTAGCGGTTTGACCATGCCGTTAGTGTTGATAGGCGATGCGGATCATCCGACCGAATACAGCATTCGTCTCAAGAAACTGGCTGCCGACACGCCAGGCGTCGTGATGACCGGTTTTTTACGCGGCGATGAGCTGCAGGCGGTATTTTCGCAGGCCAGGCTGTTTGTCATGCCTTCATACCATGAAGGATTGCCTATTGCGCTGCTGGAGGCGATGTCATTTTCTCTTCCTGCCGTCGTCAGTGATATTCCGGCTAACCTAGAAGTTCAACTGCCCGCCGAGGCCTATTTTAAGGTGGGGGATGTGACCGGTCTGGCCGAAAAATTAGCCCAGGGGGCGACAGCAAATAGCGTGGACTATGGTGTATATTTGCAAAATTACAATTGGCATGAAATCGCCAAAAAGACGGTTAACGTCTACCACTCAATTGATAAAGATATAGGTTAA